The following proteins come from a genomic window of Proteinivorax hydrogeniformans:
- a CDS encoding DUF2975 domain-containing protein translates to MEHKLAAKTLNFLLNILWFIVIASFVTSVGFGIATLSLTISLKGIVGVLFFVIAHLIILKIIWELRKIIKTVLKKEPFTDQNITGFKNIGIFAIFMAFLTLLRDIFNIFVDYPKINLLAYLGEGYQSRMGIFMFLILGCMAFVLSEIFSVAKSIKEENDLTV, encoded by the coding sequence TTGGAACATAAACTAGCTGCTAAAACCTTAAACTTCTTATTAAATATCTTATGGTTTATTGTCATTGCTAGTTTTGTGACGTCAGTGGGGTTTGGAATAGCCACCCTTAGTTTAACAATATCTCTCAAAGGTATAGTAGGCGTATTATTTTTTGTGATAGCCCATTTAATAATTCTAAAAATAATATGGGAGCTAAGGAAAATCATAAAGACGGTGTTAAAAAAAGAGCCGTTTACCGATCAAAACATAACAGGGTTTAAGAATATAGGTATCTTTGCAATATTTATGGCATTTTTGACACTGCTAAGGGATATCTTCAACATTTTTGTTGACTATCCTAAAATCAACCTTTTAGCATATTTAGGGGAAGGGTACCAAAGTAGGATGGGCATATTCATGTTTCTAATTTTGGGATGTATGGCTTTTGTGTTATCTGAGATTTTTTCCGTAGCTAAAAGCATAAAAGAAGAGAACGATCTCACAGTTTAG
- a CDS encoding helix-turn-helix transcriptional regulator, protein MPIIVNLDVVMAKNKVSLTKLAEKVDITNANLSILKNNRAKAIRFSTLAAICRELDCQPGDLLEYKKEE, encoded by the coding sequence ATGCCGATTATTGTTAATCTCGATGTAGTAATGGCAAAAAACAAGGTGTCTTTAACTAAATTAGCGGAGAAGGTTGATATAACTAATGCCAATTTATCAATTTTAAAAAATAACAGGGCAAAGGCTATCAGGTTCTCAACCTTAGCGGCAATTTGTAGAGAGTTAGATTGCCAACCTGGAGATTTGCTAGAGTATAAAAAGGAGGAATAA
- a CDS encoding zinc metallopeptidase yields the protein MFFPIDTTIIYLIPAILLTIIAQGKVKSAYAKYSKILTKNRYTGYQVADQLLKEQGIYDVDVELTSGHLSDHYDPLKKKVRLSREVYNGASIASVSIAAHEVGHAIQHAQGYSQLKLRNAIFPIAMFGSSMAWIFIVAGLFFAETGYTMMNIGIILFSAAVLFKVVTLPVEFNASSRAVKLLGSSGIIASEERPGVKQMLNAAALTYVAAMATAVAQLIRLIALRNRRHR from the coding sequence ATGTTTTTTCCAATTGATACCACCATTATTTATTTAATTCCAGCGATTTTACTAACCATTATTGCACAAGGGAAGGTAAAGTCTGCGTATGCAAAATACTCCAAAATATTGACCAAAAATCGATACACCGGTTACCAGGTAGCTGACCAACTTTTAAAAGAGCAGGGGATTTACGATGTTGACGTTGAATTGACTTCAGGGCATTTGTCAGATCATTATGACCCACTTAAAAAAAAGGTGAGGCTATCAAGGGAGGTGTATAATGGAGCATCCATAGCATCAGTCAGTATCGCGGCGCACGAGGTTGGCCATGCAATTCAGCATGCCCAAGGATATTCGCAACTTAAGCTGAGAAATGCAATCTTTCCTATAGCCATGTTTGGGTCATCTATGGCATGGATTTTTATAGTTGCTGGATTATTTTTTGCAGAAACTGGCTATACCATGATGAATATAGGAATTATTTTATTTTCAGCTGCTGTTTTGTTTAAGGTGGTTACTCTGCCGGTGGAGTTTAATGCTAGTAGCAGGGCTGTAAAGCTTTTAGGTTCTTCAGGCATAATAGCTTCCGAGGAACGTCCGGGAGTTAAACAAATGTTAAATGCTGCCGCCTTAACCTATGTAGCTGCAATGGCCACAGCAGTAGCACAGCTAATTAGGCTTATTGCACTTAGAAATAGAAGACACCGTTAG
- a CDS encoding efflux RND transporter periplasmic adaptor subunit: MVFLKRKSVIVALASFVLISILLLISLGNKDDDKVVNAGEVSNMPLVEVKELEPMDLKEVFNTIGFFVPENDWRVTPDTVGTVEKVLVTEGDMVEKDELLFQLENSSQKERVEEAKQELRDARNNLQEAKTEENWSLQSARESLDEAKEYEEEQKQKLEEAKEDYKEGEIDKRELERAEDRYDLAKRRTERAQELVDSIEEDDNKDIQEAFYEEQVKWAERLLERAEKEYEKTYVKAPSGGEILSVRIQKGDTANPITPAIVIVSQGKVHVSTSVSEQYVVKLAEGDSAKVTVPAISDKQVSGTITEVGVMPEDGGRFYPVNIILDESIDNLKVGMNAQIQLTIASESDVLAVPRHAIVTDDDEDMVYVLDEDNLVHLKPVTTGISENGLVHVEGLNEGDKVVVAGISRLEDGTEVEVVKEDK, encoded by the coding sequence ATGGTTTTTTTAAAAAGAAAGAGCGTAATTGTAGCTTTAGCTAGTTTTGTCCTTATTTCTATCTTATTACTTATTAGTTTGGGGAATAAAGACGATGACAAGGTCGTTAACGCAGGCGAAGTATCTAATATGCCGTTAGTTGAGGTTAAAGAGTTAGAGCCGATGGATTTGAAGGAGGTTTTTAATACCATAGGCTTTTTTGTGCCAGAAAACGACTGGAGGGTAACACCAGATACTGTTGGAACTGTTGAAAAAGTTTTGGTTACAGAAGGAGATATGGTAGAAAAAGATGAGCTTTTGTTCCAGCTAGAAAACTCTAGTCAAAAAGAAAGGGTGGAAGAAGCTAAGCAGGAATTAAGAGATGCTAGAAACAATCTTCAAGAGGCTAAAACAGAGGAAAACTGGTCGTTACAATCGGCAAGGGAAAGTTTAGATGAAGCTAAAGAGTACGAGGAGGAGCAAAAGCAAAAGTTAGAAGAAGCCAAAGAAGATTACAAAGAAGGTGAAATAGACAAAAGGGAGTTAGAAAGGGCTGAGGATCGCTACGACCTGGCGAAACGAAGGACAGAAAGAGCACAGGAGTTAGTTGATTCTATAGAAGAAGATGATAACAAAGATATACAGGAAGCGTTTTATGAGGAACAGGTTAAGTGGGCAGAGCGTCTTTTAGAAAGAGCGGAAAAGGAATACGAGAAAACTTATGTAAAAGCGCCTTCTGGAGGGGAAATCTTAAGTGTGCGCATTCAAAAAGGCGACACAGCAAACCCAATAACACCAGCTATAGTAATTGTCAGCCAGGGTAAAGTACATGTAAGCACATCTGTTTCAGAACAGTATGTAGTGAAGCTAGCAGAGGGTGATTCGGCAAAGGTTACAGTTCCTGCTATTTCTGATAAACAAGTCAGTGGGACTATTACAGAAGTTGGTGTCATGCCCGAGGATGGTGGGAGATTTTATCCTGTCAACATAATCCTAGATGAAAGCATAGATAATTTAAAGGTAGGCATGAATGCTCAAATCCAGCTAACTATAGCTAGCGAATCCGATGTACTGGCCGTGCCTAGGCATGCAATAGTTACAGACGATGATGAAGATATGGTTTATGTATTAGATGAAGATAACTTAGTTCATTTAAAGCCTGTAACTACAGGGATTTCTGAAAATGGTCTTGTGCATGTAGAAGGATTAAATGAAGGAGATAAGGTAGTGGTTGCAGGAATCTCTCGGCTAGAAGATGGCACAGAAGTAGAAGTTGTGAAGGAGGATAAATAA
- a CDS encoding efflux RND transporter permease subunit, translating to MNLSSLGIKRPIAMLMVVSIILLLGVISFTMIPVDLYPEMDLPVLLVMMDYDGAGPEEVETMLTRPMEEALSTLDGLDEINSISQQGRSIIILDFNWGTDMKFASLEARETVDMVLGHLPGDISSPMVMQLDPDMMPIIQLGMVGDLDYQELTEMANGEVKTRLERIEGVAMVDVAGGEEREISIVVDPYKLDKYGLSVEEVAMSVQASNIDVSGGTIVDGEREYVLQVLGQFNELKDIESVFIGSDKSGTPIALGDVGYIEDKTVVQKPITTINGEETISLGIRKQNDANTVEVASLIHEEIAKLEGELAGDVNFEVVIDQSMFIEEAIDSLIEAGVVGAILAMIVLWIFLGNFRATVIVGVAIPVSVIGTFALIYLRGDSLNFITLGGLALGIGMMVDNAVVILENIFSKREKGIEPTLAAQKGSKEVAGAITASTITSAVAFLPVIFVDGIAGIIFAPLAWTVTFSLFVSLLVAISIMPVLTVKVIPEGMNVNEKNKFSQKVDKALERLKLTYKNLLKTSLSKRKAVVALFVLFMVFSVFLYSFVGFEFLPAMDAGILSITFEFPAGTTFDEMEDEVYRVESYLEEIEEIDLISTEVGSGGAFDLFGGAGGRIDVSLVDLRDRNQSVFEVAEEVRETVPPRPGVDMTVSVMDMSGGVGDDVEIILRGDQLEILEEQTELIGRAIEGVDGIREVETSFDEELPQLSIEIDHKRAQSHGLTSYQVGEFINFAMTGETVTIFREDGYEYQVGMVMDYHHDVDIPNVQNLSIPSPLGYSVPLRELANFEVTTAPRAIQRENEIRAGYVTAQLLDRDLSSAMEEIQEEVDKLDIPDGYILEYGGAYEEMVDAFDGLILALILGIVLVFMVMAAQFESLIYPLIIMFTLPQTFVGIIAALLITNRSLSIIAFIGIIMLAGIVVNNGIVMVDYTNQLYHGKKMERKKALLEAGQSRLRPILMTSLTTILGMLPMAFSVGEGAEVRAPLATVVIGGLAVSTVLTLVLIPVMYSILDDFKIWMAKKASNKNNKATNL from the coding sequence ATGAATTTGTCTTCCTTAGGGATAAAAAGACCCATTGCAATGCTAATGGTAGTGTCCATTATCTTGCTTTTAGGTGTTATATCTTTTACGATGATACCTGTTGATTTGTATCCAGAGATGGATCTTCCTGTTTTACTTGTAATGATGGATTATGACGGGGCAGGTCCCGAAGAAGTGGAAACGATGCTTACTCGGCCGATGGAGGAAGCTTTATCTACCCTTGACGGTTTAGATGAGATAAACTCCATCTCACAGCAAGGAAGAAGTATAATAATTCTAGATTTTAACTGGGGGACAGATATGAAATTTGCCTCCTTAGAAGCCCGTGAAACTGTAGATATGGTTTTAGGGCATCTTCCTGGCGACATATCTTCACCGATGGTTATGCAGCTAGACCCTGACATGATGCCAATCATACAACTGGGTATGGTTGGTGATTTAGATTATCAAGAGCTAACAGAGATGGCAAACGGTGAAGTCAAAACCCGTCTTGAGAGAATCGAAGGGGTAGCAATGGTTGATGTAGCTGGCGGAGAAGAAAGAGAAATAAGCATAGTGGTTGATCCTTACAAGCTTGATAAATACGGGCTATCTGTAGAAGAAGTGGCGATGTCTGTTCAAGCTTCAAATATTGACGTCTCAGGTGGAACTATAGTCGATGGAGAAAGGGAATATGTCCTGCAGGTTTTAGGACAATTTAATGAATTAAAAGACATCGAGTCAGTCTTTATTGGCTCTGATAAATCAGGGACGCCAATTGCTTTGGGAGATGTCGGTTATATCGAAGATAAAACGGTAGTGCAAAAGCCTATAACTACTATTAATGGTGAAGAAACTATATCTTTAGGTATAAGGAAGCAAAACGATGCGAACACGGTTGAAGTTGCAAGCTTAATACATGAGGAAATTGCAAAGTTAGAAGGAGAGCTTGCTGGTGACGTTAACTTTGAAGTTGTAATTGATCAAAGTATGTTCATTGAAGAAGCTATTGATAGCTTGATAGAAGCCGGTGTTGTTGGAGCTATACTGGCTATGATAGTTTTATGGATTTTTCTTGGCAACTTTAGGGCGACTGTTATAGTAGGCGTTGCTATACCTGTATCGGTAATTGGTACCTTTGCTCTTATATATTTGCGAGGTGATTCTCTAAACTTTATCACACTAGGTGGCCTTGCGTTGGGTATCGGTATGATGGTGGATAACGCTGTTGTAATTTTAGAAAATATATTCAGTAAAAGAGAAAAAGGCATAGAGCCTACGTTAGCGGCCCAAAAAGGAAGTAAAGAAGTAGCAGGGGCGATAACAGCATCAACCATTACAAGTGCTGTTGCCTTTTTACCAGTAATATTTGTGGATGGAATTGCAGGTATTATTTTCGCACCTTTAGCGTGGACAGTTACTTTTTCTTTATTTGTTTCCCTTTTAGTAGCTATATCTATTATGCCGGTGTTAACTGTTAAAGTTATACCAGAGGGTATGAATGTTAATGAAAAAAATAAGTTCTCTCAGAAAGTAGATAAAGCGCTGGAAAGGCTTAAATTGACGTATAAAAACTTGCTTAAAACATCTTTATCAAAAAGAAAAGCTGTTGTGGCGCTGTTTGTACTTTTTATGGTATTTAGTGTGTTTTTATATTCCTTTGTAGGATTTGAGTTTTTACCAGCGATGGATGCTGGTATCTTATCTATAACTTTTGAGTTTCCCGCGGGAACAACCTTTGATGAAATGGAAGATGAAGTTTATCGAGTGGAAAGTTATTTAGAGGAAATAGAAGAAATTGACCTAATCTCTACAGAGGTTGGATCTGGTGGAGCTTTTGATTTGTTTGGTGGCGCAGGAGGAAGAATAGATGTTAGTTTAGTAGATTTAAGGGACAGAAATCAATCGGTTTTTGAGGTGGCAGAAGAAGTAAGGGAAACTGTTCCTCCTAGACCGGGGGTAGATATGACAGTATCTGTTATGGACATGTCCGGCGGTGTCGGTGATGATGTAGAAATTATACTACGAGGAGATCAGCTGGAGATTTTAGAGGAACAAACTGAGTTGATTGGTAGAGCAATTGAGGGAGTAGATGGAATAAGAGAGGTGGAAACCTCCTTTGATGAAGAGTTACCTCAACTTAGCATAGAGATCGATCATAAGAGGGCGCAAAGTCATGGTCTGACAAGTTATCAGGTTGGGGAATTTATAAATTTCGCCATGACAGGTGAAACTGTAACAATTTTTAGAGAAGACGGTTATGAATATCAAGTGGGGATGGTGATGGATTATCATCACGATGTAGATATCCCTAACGTCCAAAATCTAAGCATTCCTAGCCCATTAGGCTACTCTGTTCCACTTAGGGAATTGGCAAACTTTGAAGTAACCACCGCCCCAAGAGCGATACAGAGGGAAAACGAGATAAGAGCTGGTTATGTAACCGCTCAGCTTTTAGATAGAGATTTATCGTCTGCCATGGAGGAGATACAAGAGGAAGTTGATAAGCTTGACATACCCGATGGTTATATCCTTGAATATGGCGGAGCATATGAAGAAATGGTCGATGCCTTTGATGGTTTGATACTGGCTTTAATACTGGGGATAGTGCTTGTATTTATGGTTATGGCAGCACAGTTTGAGTCATTGATTTACCCACTTATTATCATGTTTACCTTGCCTCAAACGTTCGTAGGTATCATAGCGGCGCTGCTTATTACAAATAGGAGCCTTAGTATAATAGCATTTATTGGTATTATTATGCTAGCTGGTATAGTTGTTAATAACGGCATTGTTATGGTTGATTATACAAACCAGTTATATCATGGAAAGAAGATGGAGCGTAAAAAAGCTCTGTTAGAAGCAGGGCAGTCAAGATTACGACCTATTTTAATGACCAGCTTAACCACCATATTAGGTATGCTTCCGATGGCGTTTTCTGTAGGAGAGGGAGCAGAGGTGCGAGCTCCACTAGCTACAGTTGTTATCGGTGGGTTAGCGGTATCGACTGTATTAACACTAGTTTTAATTCCGGTGATGTACAGCATTTTAGACGATTTTAAAATATGGATGGCTAAAAAGGCGTCAAACAAGAACAACAAAGCAACTAACTTATAA
- a CDS encoding radical SAM protein: MTNVAIVDGYLDEPSCLGVPPYIAPHVRYTYGGYMQAGIKKDKIHYFTIDQLREDDDIVQKLKTMDMVTIISGTTVPGKYLGGKPIALKEIDYYAGVVKGKVVLSGPIVNVDINFEQVDHVAWEIPGALEYKLLTDIDITEKETPQEIIDTWAKVGAEVTRLHPNFPELVCEIETFRGCPRQSHCSFCSERLKKVTYQRSVKGIIEEVKRLYSQGNRNFRLGAQTDLLLFGAKQEKNSLIPNPEIIEELYKGIREVAPDLKVLHMDNINPATIADYPTHSKQALEAIAKYNTPGDTAAFGLESADEKVLKANNIGTDVEKTFKAIKIMNEVCAFREGGIPKLLPGINLLHGLSGESKQTMAKNYDFLSRIYEENLMVRRINIRQVNPLRVYKSSKVNAYKFKQYKEKINETINKPMLKRVFPTGTLMKDVIIEKVQGKLGFGRQLGTYPILVGVYGDFAIGDKVDVKIVDYGHRSLTGVLTGLKITDASIDQLQSLPGIGKTRATKIFINKHEINGESDLKRILPDYDAKNIRGLIAY; encoded by the coding sequence ATGACGAACGTTGCAATCGTAGATGGATACCTCGATGAACCATCTTGTTTGGGGGTTCCTCCATATATAGCTCCTCATGTTCGATATACATATGGTGGATACATGCAAGCGGGAATTAAAAAAGATAAAATACACTATTTTACCATCGATCAGCTTCGGGAGGATGATGACATCGTCCAAAAGCTTAAGACTATGGATATGGTCACCATTATCTCTGGTACAACTGTACCTGGTAAATATCTAGGTGGAAAACCTATAGCTTTAAAGGAGATTGACTATTACGCCGGCGTTGTTAAAGGAAAAGTAGTTCTAAGTGGGCCTATAGTAAATGTCGATATTAATTTTGAGCAGGTTGACCACGTTGCCTGGGAAATACCAGGTGCTTTAGAATATAAATTATTAACTGATATAGATATAACAGAAAAAGAAACACCCCAAGAAATTATAGATACTTGGGCAAAAGTCGGTGCAGAGGTGACAAGGCTGCATCCTAACTTTCCGGAGCTTGTTTGCGAAATAGAAACGTTCCGAGGTTGCCCCAGGCAGAGTCACTGTTCTTTTTGTAGCGAACGACTAAAAAAGGTTACATATCAACGAAGTGTTAAAGGGATAATTGAGGAGGTTAAAAGGCTTTATAGTCAGGGGAACAGAAACTTTAGGCTAGGAGCTCAAACAGATCTTTTGCTTTTTGGTGCTAAGCAGGAAAAAAACAGCTTAATTCCAAACCCTGAGATTATCGAAGAACTTTATAAAGGAATAAGAGAGGTAGCACCTGATTTAAAGGTGTTACACATGGACAATATAAACCCTGCTACTATAGCTGACTACCCCACTCATTCCAAACAAGCTTTAGAGGCCATAGCAAAGTATAATACGCCGGGAGATACAGCGGCCTTTGGTCTAGAATCTGCTGATGAAAAAGTTCTTAAAGCTAACAACATTGGAACCGATGTGGAAAAAACTTTTAAAGCTATAAAAATAATGAATGAGGTGTGTGCTTTTAGAGAAGGGGGAATACCAAAGCTACTTCCAGGTATTAATCTTCTTCATGGACTTTCAGGTGAGTCTAAGCAGACTATGGCCAAAAACTATGATTTTTTAAGTCGAATTTATGAAGAAAATTTGATGGTTAGAAGAATAAATATTCGCCAGGTTAACCCCTTGAGAGTATATAAAAGTAGCAAGGTTAATGCGTACAAGTTTAAGCAGTATAAAGAGAAGATAAACGAAACGATAAATAAACCAATGCTTAAGCGAGTTTTTCCAACAGGCACTTTAATGAAAGACGTTATTATTGAAAAGGTACAAGGAAAGCTAGGGTTTGGACGACAGTTAGGAACATACCCTATTTTAGTAGGTGTATACGGAGATTTTGCAATAGGTGATAAAGTAGATGTAAAAATTGTGGACTACGGTCATCGTTCGCTGACAGGTGTACTTACAGGACTTAAAATCACAGATGCCTCTATCGACCAGTTACAGTCCCTGCCTGGCATTGGCAAAACTAGGGCTACAAAAATTTTTATAAACAAACATGAGATAAACGGTGAAAGTGATTTAAAGCGGATATTGCCAGACTATGATGCTAAAAACATTAGAGGTTTGATTGCTTATTAA
- a CDS encoding DUF3787 domain-containing protein: MKGKKGDRLRRPIENQQNAPLNNRERIKAHSRVHLPNETEVKNAKEWVDSNEK; encoded by the coding sequence GTGAAAGGGAAAAAAGGAGATAGACTGCGTAGACCTATCGAAAACCAACAGAATGCTCCATTAAATAACAGGGAAAGAATAAAAGCCCATTCTAGAGTTCATCTACCAAACGAAACAGAAGTAAAAAATGCGAAAGAATGGGTGGATAGTAACGAGAAATAG
- a CDS encoding DNA mismatch repair protein MutS, whose amino-acid sequence MESAEKVYKNRHKKYFKLYKNQKKKSSFFSNLRLLSALLAVFGFISPLFFPQIAGLENFIGLAFVILFIVFIVIHGRVKEKEKYLEVIANLNNQGLERLKGNWRSFEDQGDDYVDEHHFFTYDLDIFGKNSLYQWINTTTTFLGREKFAKVLKNPPQDIELIKMRQDAIKELAENIDFRQNLQGYGLLSKETLIDPKGLIEWTKEKTASTFIYSLLQFFPILTLAAAYISYSTNVLAPFAIAAILQTLIAILIFSNAGSQLQRLGRYKDQIAANAYLLEMIESYEFKSPLLSNLQNRMARQGKASDKLRRLEKVMSLLSVRFQQWYFLFNILTLWDTHCILGLNNWKDKHGVKVDVYLEVIASFDELSSFAVLNFENSDWVTPQLTKKPQVKGQNVGHPLIDRNERVGNDIFIGPKSPILMITGSNMSGKSTYLRTVGFNSLLAYCGANVCAKDFRISPMKISTSMRVQDDINSNVSSFYAELKRVRTILQQAKEGNKVLFLLDEIFKGTNSKDRHAGAKALIKELYTYEAMGLVSTHDLELAELENEIALKNYHFTEHYVNEDIRFDYKLRSGVSQTFNAKYLMKKMGINV is encoded by the coding sequence TTGGAAAGCGCGGAAAAGGTTTATAAAAATCGGCACAAAAAGTATTTTAAGCTTTATAAAAATCAGAAGAAAAAAAGTTCTTTTTTTAGCAACTTGAGGTTGTTATCAGCTTTGCTAGCTGTGTTTGGGTTTATTTCACCGCTTTTTTTCCCCCAGATTGCTGGACTTGAAAACTTTATAGGACTTGCATTTGTTATTTTATTTATAGTTTTTATTGTAATTCACGGGCGGGTTAAGGAGAAAGAAAAGTATTTAGAAGTTATAGCTAATCTGAACAACCAAGGACTAGAAAGGCTTAAAGGCAACTGGAGAAGCTTTGAAGACCAAGGGGATGATTATGTTGATGAACATCATTTTTTTACATATGATTTAGATATATTTGGTAAGAACTCATTGTATCAGTGGATAAATACAACCACAACATTCCTTGGAAGAGAAAAGTTTGCCAAGGTCTTAAAAAATCCACCTCAGGATATAGAATTGATAAAAATGAGGCAGGATGCAATAAAAGAGTTAGCTGAGAACATAGATTTTAGGCAAAACCTGCAAGGTTATGGATTGCTTTCTAAAGAAACCTTAATAGATCCAAAAGGTTTGATAGAATGGACAAAAGAAAAGACAGCGAGCACTTTTATATACTCGTTGTTACAGTTTTTCCCGATATTGACTTTGGCGGCCGCTTATATCTCCTATTCCACCAATGTTCTTGCGCCATTTGCTATAGCTGCTATACTTCAAACTTTGATAGCTATTCTTATCTTTTCAAATGCGGGAAGTCAACTTCAGAGATTAGGAAGATATAAAGATCAAATAGCTGCTAATGCATATTTGTTAGAGATGATAGAAAGCTATGAGTTTAAGTCTCCCCTTTTATCTAATCTTCAAAACAGGATGGCTCGTCAAGGAAAAGCCAGCGACAAACTTAGACGGTTAGAAAAAGTAATGTCGCTGCTTTCAGTTAGATTTCAACAGTGGTATTTTCTTTTTAACATACTAACTTTATGGGATACTCATTGTATATTGGGGCTTAATAATTGGAAAGATAAACACGGCGTTAAAGTGGACGTTTATTTAGAGGTTATTGCAAGCTTTGATGAGCTAAGCTCCTTTGCTGTACTGAACTTTGAAAATAGTGATTGGGTAACTCCCCAGCTGACAAAAAAACCACAAGTTAAAGGGCAAAATGTCGGGCACCCACTAATAGACAGAAACGAAAGAGTGGGCAATGATATTTTTATAGGGCCTAAATCTCCGATACTTATGATAACAGGTTCTAATATGTCAGGAAAGAGTACATACCTTAGAACTGTAGGCTTTAACTCTTTGTTAGCTTATTGCGGTGCCAATGTATGCGCTAAAGATTTTAGGATTTCACCGATGAAAATTTCAACATCTATGAGAGTGCAAGATGATATAAATAGTAATGTATCCTCCTTCTATGCCGAGCTTAAAAGGGTAAGAACTATCCTTCAACAAGCTAAAGAGGGGAATAAGGTGTTGTTTTTGTTAGATGAAATATTTAAAGGCACAAACTCAAAGGATCGTCATGCAGGAGCAAAAGCTTTGATTAAAGAGCTTTACACTTATGAGGCCATGGGGCTAGTATCCACTCATGATCTGGAGCTAGCTGAGCTAGAAAATGAAATTGCTTTAAAAAATTATCACTTTACGGAGCACTATGTCAATGAAGATATTAGATTTGACTATAAACTTAGAAGTGGTGTATCTCAGACATTTAATGCAAAGTACTTAATGAAAAAAATGGGTATAAATGTGTAA